Below is a genomic region from Tursiops truncatus isolate mTurTru1 chromosome 4, mTurTru1.mat.Y, whole genome shotgun sequence.
CAGAGCAGTCTCTATTGGGATGGAAGGGTGCTTGGGAGTGCTAAAAGCCATCCGTTTCTCCCTTTAAAAGAGTTTTGGAAGAGGCATCAGCCAGCCAGGCAGGCAGCAGAAAGGAGAGTCGGTTGGAATCATCTGGCAAGAACAAATCCTACGATGTGCGAATTGAGAACTTTGATGTGTCTTTTGGCGataggtgagagagtggcagtggGGGAGTGCgggtgatatttttctttttccagttaaaGGAGAATTAGGAGAGGTGAAATGGGGCTAAAAATAGTTAGGTTTCTGTTGTTAAACTTGCTGTGCAACTACCTCTAGAGTACCCTTTGTCTCCTTCCTACCACCTCTGCAGGGTACTGCTGGCTGGAGCAGATGTGAACCTGGCATGGGGCCGCCGCTATGGGCTGGTGGGTCGGAATGGACTAGGGAAGACGACGCTGCTGAAGATGCTGGCCACCCGGAGCCTGCGGGTTCCAGCCCACATTTCCCTGCTGCACGTGGAGCAGGAGGTTGCTGGAGACGACACCCCTGCCCTGCAGAGTGTGCTGGAGAGTGATACTGTGCGAGAAGATCTCCTGCGTCGGGAGCGGGAGCTCAGCGCCCAGATTGCTGCTGGCAGGTGAGGGCTCCTGGCGAGGGATTGACCAGCAGCGGCTGTGCTTCACAGAGTGCCTGCCGTGCTGGCACAATCCACAATTCGTGTGCCCATCCTAGTAGGCAGCATATCTTAGAACTTGGCGCTGTGGGGCTGTAAATCCCTTGTTCCTGGCACAGTGCCCATTGCCCTCACCGCCGTGAGCAAGTCCTTCCTGTGCTCTGTTCCTGTCCCGGCAACAAGGCAGCCAGTGGCCTGCTTTGCAGCTGTCCTGGGGTGCAGGATATACTAGTAGACTGCGCCCACTCAGGCTGATTGCCCTTCCCCCATTCCTAGGGCCGAGGGCTCAGAAGCTGCACAGCTGGCAGAAATCTATGCCAAGTTGGAGGAGATTGAGGCTGACAAAGCACCTGCCAGGTATTTaaacttcccttcctttcttcagatttcctccttcccttctgttaCCTGTTCCAACCaggttctttcatttcttcactcCTAGAGCATCAGTCATTCTTGCTGGGCTTGGCTTTACCCCCAAAATGCAGCAGCAGCCCACGCGGTGAGTGGCCCTTACCATTCTTGGCTCTGAACACTGttggctctgcctctgcctgttCTCGTGAACACTCGCCCTTGTGATGCAGCTCTGTCTCTCTTTAGGGAGTTCTCAGGTGGCTGGAGGATGAGACTGGCCCTCGCCCGGGCTCTGTTTGCTAGGTGAGTCTCCTGGGCCTGGGTATGGATACTGTGGAGGATGGGCTTGGCTCTTGGCGAGTGGCAACAAGTCGCTGGCCTAAAACCTCAAGCCTTGCGTTCTTCTTTTCCACAGGCCAGATCTGCTGCTGTTAGATGGTGAGTTTGAAATGGGGCACCCTGACTTTGGGGTGCAAAAGCATGCCATCACCCAAGTTCCCAGTTCTCTAGCCCTTCTATCCCAAACGTGTCCTCCTCCACTTTTCCAGAACCCACAAACATGCTGGATGTAAGGGCCATCCTGTGGCTGGAGAATTACCTGCAGGTGAGTGCCTACAGGTGCCAGAGTAAGTCTGGGAAAGGTCTGCCTCCAAGACCgttggggtctgggagctgactGCCTTCCCAAACTGGGCCTGCCATCCTGTGACCCCCCCCTCAGACGTGGCCCTCCACAATCCTGGTCGTCTCCCACGACCGCAACTTCCTGAATGCCATAGCCACAGACATCATCCACCTGCACAGCCAGCGGCTGGATGGTTACCGGGGAGACTTTGAGACCTTCATCAAGAGCAAGCAGGAGCGGCTGCTCAATCAGCAGCGTGAATATGAGGCCCAGCAGCAATATCGCCAGCATATCCAGGTGTGGGAGCAGGCAGCGCTGGGGACCTGCCCCATCCCATGGGTATTAGAGTTGTGGGGAGTGAGGGAGCTGAACAGTACCTGAACTCATCCACCTGCAGGTTTTCATTGACCGGTTTCGCTACAACGCTAACAGAGCCTCTCAAGTGCAGAGCAAACTCAAGATGCTGGAGAAGCTGTGAGTACGGTGTCTCTGACCAGGCTTTGACTCATGTCTCttattttcttccctcatttTGTAGGCCACCCCTTGCACTCCCATTTTAGATCTCCTCTTTTCTACAAACCAACTTTAATTTCCTCCCCTGCAGGAAGGCAGGGTATTCTGTTACTGCTCTTGGAGAGTTAATCTTGCCCCCAGGTCTAGGCAACTatcagtctactttctgtctgtatataTTTGCTAAttctggacatttcgtataaatggaattgtacacgtaatcttttgtgtctggcttttttcgcTTAACATAACGTTTTCGAGGTTCAATGTGTCGGAGCATGGATTAGTGCTTCACTCCTCTTTATGACCagataatattctgttgtatggatagtCCACATTTTGTTGACTCATCAGGTGgtagacatttggattatttcccctttttggctcttatgaataatgctgctgtgaacatttgtgtacaagtttttgtgtagacatgtgttttttattctcttgggtacatacctaggaatggaattgctgggttacatggtaattctatgtttaaatttttgaggaactgccaaactgtttttattttattttattttattttgtttatttatttatttatttttggctctgttggctcttcgttgctgcatgtgggctttctctagttgtggcgagtgggggctactcttcgttgcggtgcgcaggcttcttattgcggtggcttctcgttgcagagcacgggctctaggtgcacaggcttcagtagttgtggcacgtgggctcagtagttgtggcatgtgggctcagtagttgtggctcgcgggctctagagcgcaggctcagtagttggcgcatgggcttagttgcgccacagcatatgggatcttcctggaccagggctcaaacctgtgtcgcctgcattggcaggcggattcttaaccactgtgccaccagggaagccctccaaactGTTTCtaaaagcagctgcaccattttaccttcctgccagcaatatatgagggttccaatttctctgccttcttgccaacacttattatctgtctttcaaattttagccatcctagtgggtgtgaagtgatatctcattgtgatcttgatttgtatttccttaatgactaatggtgttgagcattggacggtttttttgtttttaaaatttatttatttaatttatttttggctgtgttgggtcttcgtttctgtgcgagggctttccctagttggggcaagcgggggccactcttcatcgcggtgcacgggcctctcactatcgtggcctctcttgttgcggagcacaggctccagacatgcaggctcagtagttgtggcgcacgggctcacttgctctgcggcatgtgggatcctcccaggccacagctcgaacccgtgtcccctgcgttggcaggcagattctcaaccactgcgccactagggaagccgcggaggtttttttaattgaggtgcaGTTGATATgcagtattatataagtttcacttgtacagcatagtgattcataatATTTAAAGGTTACATTTCATTTATAGTTATCGTAAAATATCGGCGGTATTCTCTGTGTTGTGTAATAtgttcttgtagcttatttattttatacatagtagtttgtatctcttaatcctctaccccaatcttgccccccccacccctttcctctccccactggtaactactagtttgttctctgtatctgtgagtctgtttcttttttgttatattcactagctttagtttttagattccacctataagtgatatcatacagtaaattttttctctgccttatttcacttagcataatattcttcaagtccatccatgttgttacagatggcaaaattttattctttttttgtggctgagtcgTTTtgcattatgtgtgtgtgtgtgtgtgtgtgtgtattcattcatctgtggatgtgcagacacttaggttgcttctgtatcttggcagttgtaaacaatactgctgtgaacattggggtgcatgtatcttttcgaattagtgttttcattttttttggatacatacccaggagaGCATTGGaggtttaatcttttttttttcgtttttttttggtttttttttgcggtaagcgggcctctcactgccttggcctgtcccgttgcggagcacaggctccggatgtgcaggctcagcggccatggctcacgggcctagccgctccgtggcatgtgggatcttcccagaccggggcatgaacccgtgtcccctgcgtcggcaggcggactctcaaccactgcgccaccagggaagccccggaggtTTAATCTTGAAGCAATATTTCTGGATGTGCTGGTGGTAGGGGAGTCATAAGGCTTATTTAGGATTTTGTGACCTTGAAACATACGTCACAGTATATTAACAGGGAGGACAAAAgaaccaccaaaaaaaagaatcctgttTTTCTGGCATGTATATTACTTGTGtgacaaaaacaaatttattttttaaagttgtaaacctagtctgtctcctctctcctcagaCCGGAGCTGAAACCCGTGGACAAGGAGTTGGAGGTAGTGATGAAGTGAGTGCTGGGCCAGAGGGGCAGGTGGGGAAGCTCTTGTTTCTGGCTGCCCTCGTGCTCCTCACCCCCACTTCTTGCAGGTTCCCCGATGGGTTTGAGAAATTCTCACCACCAATTCTGCAGCTAGATGAGGTGGATTTCTACTATGACCCAAAGCATGTCATCTTCAGCTGTCTCACCGTCTCAGCTGATCTTGAATCCCGCATCTGT
It encodes:
- the ABCF3 gene encoding ATP-binding cassette sub-family F member 3; this encodes MATCAEILRSEFPEIDGQVFDYVTGVLHSGSADFESVDDLVEAVGELLQEVSGDSKDDAGIRAVCQRMYNTLRLTEPQTQGNSQVLLDAPIQLSKITESYDCGTKLPGLLKREQSSTVNAKKLEKAEARLKAKQEKRSEKDTLKTSSPLVLEEASASQAGSRKESRLESSGKNKSYDVRIENFDVSFGDRVLLAGADVNLAWGRRYGLVGRNGLGKTTLLKMLATRSLRVPAHISLLHVEQEVAGDDTPALQSVLESDTVREDLLRRERELSAQIAAGRAEGSEAAQLAEIYAKLEEIEADKAPARASVILAGLGFTPKMQQQPTREFSGGWRMRLALARALFARPDLLLLDEPTNMLDVRAILWLENYLQTWPSTILVVSHDRNFLNAIATDIIHLHSQRLDGYRGDFETFIKSKQERLLNQQREYEAQQQYRQHIQVFIDRFRYNANRASQVQSKLKMLEKLPELKPVDKELEVVMKFPDGFEKFSPPILQLDEVDFYYDPKHVIFSCLTVSADLESRICVVGENGAGKSTMLKLLMGDLAPVRGIRHAHRNLKIGYFSQHHVEQLDLNVSAVELLARKFPGRPEEEYRHQLGRYGISGELAVRPVASLSGGQKSRVAFAQMTMPCPNFYILDEPTNHLDMETIEALGRALNSFRGGVILVSHDERFIRLVCQELWVCEGGGVTRVEGGFDQYRALLQEQFRREGFL